A single genomic interval of bacterium harbors:
- the ndk gene encoding nucleoside-diphosphate kinase, giving the protein MEYTFAMIKPDAVLAKNSGKIIDLIEKHGFDILRMHKIHMTEEAAREFYSAHKAKPFFGELVEFICSAPVIILALAKENAIADWRKLMGATDSKKAEAGTIRALFGTDVGRNAVHGSDSLEAAENELSMFFLDEEDLDETAEDDEDEEIEFCDDENCSDDEGCCGN; this is encoded by the coding sequence ATTGAATATACCTTTGCAATGATTAAACCAGATGCAGTGCTGGCAAAAAATAGTGGCAAAATCATAGATCTTATTGAAAAGCATGGTTTTGACATTTTGCGCATGCATAAAATTCATATGACCGAAGAGGCGGCACGCGAATTTTATAGCGCACACAAGGCAAAGCCATTTTTTGGTGAACTCGTTGAATTCATCTGTTCAGCGCCTGTCATTATTTTGGCCTTGGCAAAAGAAAATGCTATTGCCGACTGGCGCAAACTTATGGGCGCAACTGATTCAAAAAAAGCTGAAGCCGGTACCATCCGCGCACTCTTTGGAACCGATGTTGGTCGCAATGCAGTTCACGGTTCAGATTCATTAGAAGCTGCTGAAAATGAGTTAAGCATGTTCTTCCTTGATGAAGAAGACCTTGATGAAACAGCGGAAGATGATGAAGATGAAGAGATTGAGTTTTGCGACGATGAAAACTGTTCAGATGATGAAGGTTGTTGTGGAAACTAA
- a CDS encoding cysteine--tRNA ligase, with amino-acid sequence MILITNSMTGKKQPLRLVNNHVTMYVCGITPYDKAHIGHGRCYISFDVLFRLLQCVGYQVNYCRNITDIDDKLLVKAQQLHGDRMRYHEVATRYFNDYKDVMKVLGVCDPTHEPRVTDHIEEIIDFITQLINKGHAYQVENDVYFAIDTYSDYGALSKQKVEATQAGARVTVRDQKKNPADFVLWKSESEQTFWQSPWGNGRPGWHIECSALAATYLGEHIDIHAGGLDLIFPHHENERAQSEALFGAPFAHCWMHNGLVTVNHEKMSKSVGNFITLEDILKKYDPMVLRYYFLTFHYSSPAEFNRQGMDAAQKSYEKITKWTQSTGVDRHQSLTFSDTQITEWTKKLFNCLCDDLNTAAFIGQLFEYLKTDAQDKTEMKVIVLMIVHLLGLTLEPVNQSTVEITEQIKELLDQREQARLAKDWKKADELRELLLQHGVTVHDKKT; translated from the coding sequence ATGATTCTGATTACCAACAGCATGACCGGAAAAAAGCAGCCGTTGCGGCTTGTCAACAATCACGTGACCATGTACGTGTGTGGCATCACGCCGTACGACAAAGCACATATCGGGCACGGCAGATGTTACATCTCGTTTGATGTGCTATTCAGACTGTTACAATGCGTTGGGTATCAGGTCAACTACTGCAGAAATATCACCGACATCGATGACAAACTGCTTGTCAAAGCGCAGCAGCTGCATGGTGATCGCATGAGATATCATGAAGTTGCAACACGTTATTTTAACGACTACAAAGACGTGATGAAAGTACTGGGCGTCTGTGATCCGACGCATGAACCACGTGTCACCGATCACATCGAAGAGATTATCGATTTTATAACACAGTTGATCAACAAAGGGCATGCATATCAAGTCGAAAATGACGTGTATTTTGCAATCGACACATACTCCGACTACGGCGCACTTTCAAAACAGAAGGTGGAAGCAACACAGGCGGGCGCACGAGTTACCGTGCGAGATCAGAAAAAAAATCCGGCCGACTTTGTTTTGTGGAAATCTGAGTCAGAACAGACCTTTTGGCAAAGCCCGTGGGGTAACGGCCGTCCCGGATGGCACATTGAATGTTCAGCACTGGCTGCAACGTATCTGGGTGAACATATCGACATTCATGCGGGTGGACTGGATCTGATTTTTCCACACCATGAAAATGAACGTGCGCAATCAGAAGCATTGTTTGGCGCTCCGTTTGCACACTGCTGGATGCACAACGGCCTGGTCACCGTTAATCATGAAAAGATGTCGAAATCGGTCGGCAACTTTATCACGCTTGAGGATATTTTGAAAAAGTATGACCCGATGGTTTTGCGGTACTACTTTTTGACCTTTCATTACAGCTCACCGGCCGAATTCAACCGCCAAGGCATGGACGCTGCGCAAAAAAGCTATGAAAAAATCACAAAATGGACACAAAGCACAGGCGTCGACCGGCATCAATCGCTCACGTTTAGCGACACACAGATCACCGAATGGACCAAAAAGCTTTTCAACTGTTTGTGCGACGACCTGAACACGGCTGCTTTTATCGGCCAGCTGTTTGAATACCTCAAAACAGACGCGCAAGACAAAACTGAAATGAAAGTCATTGTGTTAATGATTGTCCATCTTTTGGGCCTCACGCTGGAGCCTGTTAATCAAAGCACTGTTGAAATAACAGAACAGATCAAAGAGCTGCTTGATCAACGGGAACAGGCACGACTTGCAAAAGATTGGAAAAAGGCTGATGAGTTGCGTGAACTTCTGTTGCAACATGGAGTTACGGTACATGATAAAAAAACATGA
- a CDS encoding nucleotidyltransferase substrate binding protein has product MKTILEYQFIQKLKKLSFVDAIWLFGSRARNDNQTRSDIDIAIICPDATHADWAQVIEIVEHADTLLEIDCIRFEPEKMDIKLKNNILKSKKVIYMKKMQWHDSFLSLGNAIDRLTEVMSHPDVHNNTFMRDAAIQRFEFTIELFWKILKKILFYEKIEATTPRDTLSKAYQYKFIDDEVVWLDMLDSGNNTSHAYKEEEAQIIFERIKSYMPVFEATYQKLKKTYDL; this is encoded by the coding sequence ATGAAAACCATTTTAGAATATCAATTTATTCAAAAACTAAAAAAATTATCTTTCGTAGACGCAATATGGCTTTTTGGTTCACGAGCACGCAATGACAACCAAACACGTTCCGATATTGATATCGCAATCATCTGCCCAGATGCGACTCATGCAGATTGGGCACAAGTAATAGAAATCGTCGAGCATGCCGATACATTACTTGAAATAGATTGTATCCGATTCGAGCCAGAGAAAATGGATATAAAATTAAAAAATAATATATTAAAAAGCAAAAAGGTTATCTATATGAAAAAGATGCAATGGCACGATTCTTTTTTAAGCCTTGGAAATGCGATTGACCGACTTACAGAAGTTATGAGCCATCCTGATGTTCATAACAATACATTCATGCGTGATGCTGCAATACAACGATTTGAGTTTACCATAGAACTCTTTTGGAAAATTCTAAAAAAAATCTTATTTTACGAAAAAATTGAAGCTACAACTCCACGTGATACGTTAAGCAAAGCGTATCAATATAAGTTCATTGATGATGAAGTGGTCTGGCTGGACATGCTCGACAGTGGAAATAATACTTCCCATGCATACAAAGAAGAAGAGGCGCAGATCATTTTTGAGCGTATAAAATCGTATATGCCAGTTTTTGAAGCTACGTATCAAAAACTCAAGAAGACGTACGATTTGTAA
- the rpsA gene encoding 30S ribosomal protein S1 yields the protein MSKEMVRPQDFCAVKNKALFEDIDVVLSPEQEAELMALYSQAFAAFQTGKLVTGTVVTVDSDGVLVDIGYKSRGMIHKFEFSEFELKEIKAGQQIEVILDNLESPEGTVVLSYEKAKAMRSWNKIMELFHENKPVEGVVLNKVKGGLSVDVGVPAFLPGSQIDLQRITDFDQFVGQKIVASILKINKKRGNIIISRRKYLNDQRSEVRKQILDTLKQGQVIQGMVKNITNYGVFVDIGGVDGLLHITDMTWGRIAHPTEMVKIGDMISVKVLSFDEANQKISLGLKQLMPNPWEQLGQTLKVNDHVKGRISSITDYGLFVEVNKDIEGLVHISEISWTDRIADLKDRFHVGDEIEAIVVSLDIENRRMSLSIKRLEKNPWKVVGEQFTVGQRIKGKVSNITDFGIFVELLPGIDGLVHISDVSWTEHVQHPSDRYAVGQELEAVILAIDVDNKKVSLGIKQLAEDPWTMVEQQYTVGTLVEGKISKIANFGAFVRLPTGIEGLLHNTTLTQDEGKKAEQMFKVGDSRQFRVININKEEHKIGLSTNLEGRSGQYHQENRETHTVSRDEKPSRQVASGRKDRDNRQRTDDENVATSHNQNSKIKTSFQMALESAMAENKKDTNSEGN from the coding sequence ATGTCAAAAGAGATGGTTCGTCCGCAGGATTTTTGTGCAGTCAAAAATAAAGCATTATTCGAAGATATCGATGTAGTGCTCAGTCCGGAACAGGAAGCGGAGCTTATGGCCTTGTATTCGCAGGCGTTTGCAGCATTTCAAACAGGCAAGCTTGTGACAGGAACGGTAGTCACTGTTGATTCCGATGGGGTACTTGTTGATATCGGTTACAAATCACGTGGCATGATTCACAAGTTTGAGTTTTCAGAGTTCGAGCTCAAAGAGATTAAAGCCGGTCAACAGATTGAAGTTATTTTGGATAATCTTGAAAGCCCAGAAGGCACCGTTGTTTTGTCGTATGAAAAGGCAAAAGCGATGCGTTCATGGAACAAGATTATGGAACTTTTTCATGAAAACAAGCCTGTCGAAGGCGTTGTGTTAAACAAAGTGAAAGGTGGACTTTCAGTTGATGTGGGTGTTCCTGCGTTCTTGCCAGGTTCTCAGATCGATCTGCAAAGAATTACCGATTTTGATCAGTTTGTGGGGCAAAAGATTGTCGCTTCGATCCTGAAAATCAATAAAAAGCGCGGCAATATCATTATTTCTCGTCGCAAATACCTTAATGATCAACGTTCTGAAGTACGTAAGCAGATTTTGGATACATTAAAACAAGGCCAAGTCATTCAGGGCATGGTCAAAAACATAACCAACTATGGTGTGTTTGTGGACATTGGCGGTGTTGACGGGCTGTTACATATTACCGATATGACTTGGGGTCGCATTGCACATCCAACTGAGATGGTCAAAATTGGCGACATGATTTCGGTCAAAGTGCTTTCGTTTGATGAGGCAAATCAGAAGATTTCACTCGGCCTCAAGCAGTTAATGCCAAATCCATGGGAACAGTTGGGCCAAACTTTGAAGGTGAACGATCACGTCAAAGGACGCATCTCAAGTATTACTGATTACGGTTTATTTGTCGAAGTTAATAAAGACATTGAGGGCTTGGTACATATTTCAGAAATATCATGGACTGACCGTATTGCAGATCTGAAAGACCGTTTTCATGTGGGTGATGAGATTGAAGCGATCGTTGTTTCACTTGATATTGAAAATCGCCGTATGTCTTTGAGTATCAAACGACTTGAAAAAAATCCATGGAAAGTGGTTGGTGAACAGTTTACTGTTGGTCAAAGAATCAAGGGAAAAGTGAGCAATATTACCGATTTTGGTATTTTTGTTGAACTATTGCCAGGAATTGACGGGCTTGTGCATATTTCAGACGTATCATGGACCGAGCATGTGCAGCATCCAAGTGATCGCTATGCGGTTGGTCAAGAGCTTGAAGCCGTGATTTTGGCAATCGATGTTGATAATAAAAAGGTTTCATTGGGCATCAAACAGCTTGCCGAAGATCCATGGACCATGGTTGAACAACAATATACCGTGGGAACGCTGGTTGAAGGCAAAATCTCAAAAATTGCAAACTTTGGGGCATTTGTACGTCTTCCAACCGGTATTGAAGGGTTATTGCATAATACAACCTTGACCCAAGACGAAGGCAAAAAAGCTGAACAGATGTTCAAAGTTGGTGACTCGCGCCAGTTTCGAGTTATTAATATCAACAAGGAAGAGCATAAGATCGGCTTAAGTACAAATCTGGAAGGTCGTTCGGGTCAATATCATCAAGAAAACAGAGAAACACATACTGTATCGCGTGATGAAAAACCTTCACGACAAGTGGCTTCTGGACGCAAAGATCGTGATAATCGTCAACGTACCGATGATGAAAATGTAGCTACTTCACATAATCAAAATAGTAAAATTAAAACATCATTCCAGATGGCACTTGAATCTGCAATGGCTGAAAATAAAAAAGATACCAATTCTGAAGGGAATTAA
- the uvrB gene encoding excinuclease ABC subunit UvrB, giving the protein MKKPLFKIHSPFEPAGSQPEAIEKLTKNLGKISTLMGVTGSGKTFTIAHVIAKQVKPVLILAPNKTLAAQLYEEFSLFFPENKVCYFVSYYDYYQPESYLPAQDIYVPKETKINSEIERLRVEATASLINRPDTIVIASVSCIYSLGNPTDYKELAFSLQVGQKISRQELLKQLIFIQYKRNDIDRNPGTFAVVGTSVEVILPYQKDKLRIELFGSTIEELCWVGRLTNNVNMKLDNTLIFPAKHFVTPESRKELAITSIEKELAVAVGQLSNPVYQERLKQRIEHDIEMLKETGYCNGIENYSSHFDGRKAGEPPYCLLDFFPEDFLLVVDESHIALAQLRGMYAGDRARKKSLIEYGFRLPSSYENRPLQFEEIERYFKNSIFVSATPGPYEIEKSKILVEQIIRPTGLVDPEIVVRPRINQLADLISEIEITTEKGFRSLVMVMTKKLAEELARFLEERMIKVCYLHSELKTPQRTELLQKLRMGEFDCLVGVNLLREGIDLPEVALVAIMDADLESFLRDKRSLIQIIGRAARNTQARVLLYADRITGSMHDAMAETDRRRTLQLAYNKKHGIIPKTVQREVVKSITGLQEAIGKASPANKKAKNKKVPTTDIDRYIAELETEMQAAAERLDFETAITLRQKLFDIKRQK; this is encoded by the coding sequence ATGAAAAAACCATTATTTAAAATTCACAGTCCTTTTGAACCGGCCGGAAGCCAACCAGAAGCAATCGAAAAACTAACAAAAAACTTAGGTAAAATTTCAACCTTGATGGGAGTGACCGGCTCTGGAAAAACCTTTACTATCGCACATGTTATTGCAAAACAGGTAAAACCGGTGCTCATTTTGGCTCCCAACAAAACGTTGGCCGCACAACTTTATGAAGAGTTCAGCCTCTTTTTTCCTGAAAATAAGGTCTGCTATTTTGTCAGTTATTATGATTATTATCAACCTGAATCCTATCTTCCTGCCCAAGACATCTATGTTCCCAAAGAAACAAAAATAAATAGTGAAATCGAACGATTACGGGTTGAAGCAACTGCATCACTGATCAATCGTCCAGACACGATCGTTATTGCATCCGTTTCCTGTATCTATTCTTTGGGAAACCCTACAGATTATAAAGAACTTGCATTTTCACTGCAGGTTGGGCAGAAAATAAGCAGGCAGGAACTGTTAAAACAGCTTATTTTTATTCAATACAAAAGAAATGATATCGATCGCAATCCAGGTACCTTTGCAGTTGTTGGAACGAGTGTTGAGGTAATACTTCCGTATCAGAAAGATAAACTTCGCATTGAACTTTTTGGCAGTACCATCGAAGAGCTTTGCTGGGTTGGACGATTGACTAATAACGTTAATATGAAGCTTGATAATACACTCATTTTTCCCGCAAAACATTTTGTTACTCCGGAATCTCGAAAAGAGCTTGCGATTACTAGTATTGAAAAAGAGCTTGCAGTGGCAGTTGGACAGCTGTCAAATCCAGTGTATCAAGAACGGCTCAAGCAACGCATTGAGCATGATATTGAGATGCTCAAAGAAACAGGATACTGCAACGGCATTGAAAACTACTCGTCCCATTTTGATGGACGAAAAGCAGGAGAGCCGCCCTACTGCTTGCTGGATTTTTTTCCGGAAGATTTTTTACTGGTCGTGGACGAATCACATATCGCACTTGCGCAGTTACGCGGGATGTATGCAGGTGATCGTGCGCGCAAAAAATCACTCATCGAATACGGATTTCGTCTTCCATCATCGTACGAAAACAGACCGCTACAGTTTGAAGAGATAGAACGTTATTTTAAAAACAGCATCTTCGTATCCGCAACTCCCGGACCGTACGAAATTGAAAAATCAAAGATCCTGGTTGAACAGATCATTCGGCCTACTGGTCTGGTCGACCCTGAAATTGTCGTGCGACCACGCATCAATCAGCTTGCAGATCTGATAAGCGAAATAGAAATTACCACCGAAAAAGGCTTTCGGTCACTCGTCATGGTCATGACAAAAAAGCTTGCCGAGGAACTTGCCAGATTTTTGGAAGAACGGATGATCAAAGTATGTTATCTACACAGTGAACTGAAAACACCACAACGAACGGAACTGTTGCAAAAATTGCGAATGGGCGAGTTTGACTGTCTCGTTGGTGTCAATCTGTTACGTGAAGGCATCGACCTGCCAGAGGTTGCACTCGTTGCTATTATGGATGCAGACCTTGAAAGCTTTCTGCGCGACAAACGATCATTAATTCAGATTATTGGAAGGGCCGCACGAAATACGCAAGCTCGGGTGCTTTTGTATGCGGACAGGATCACCGGATCCATGCATGATGCGATGGCCGAAACTGACCGCAGACGAACACTGCAACTTGCATACAACAAAAAGCATGGTATTATTCCAAAAACGGTGCAACGCGAGGTGGTCAAATCGATCACCGGCCTGCAAGAAGCAATCGGCAAAGCATCACCAGCAAACAAAAAAGCAAAAAATAAGAAGGTGCCGACTACCGACATCGACAGATATATTGCCGAACTTGAAACCGAAATGCAGGCAGCCGCGGAACGACTTGATTTTGAGACTGCAATCACCTTGCGACAAAAACTGTTTGATATTAAAAGGCAAAAATAG
- the bamA gene encoding outer membrane protein assembly factor BamA has protein sequence MMKLLNSLCLVGMIFFGSILSTDKNLLNEITEQDEDITLFDQLYDDTEGEQEDETHDQVESEQENQVVTQAQNVIDYTANPYIGKRIARVRVVGNRYIESSGILIYVPYKVGMIYKPTPFIKQLYHGIKKLHFIKVMVEPVENDMIEIIIQIEEKPQVKQIALAGNKALQTKDILKEVDIESIGSIDAQDAQLLALKIKQLYKQKGYFFANIKPEFVFDDEDHVTVTFHIAEHKKTAIKKIGFKGNESFSDKTLRSILLTKEEWLLSFLDKTGAYHEERAKYGDTQVLEQFYQNNGFFHAKVTQVEPIIDEKTESMDLLFTIQEGQKFTFDSISANSSQEFDQAHILALIGIEKGQIYSRQAVMNAVKLIESLFAHQGYIFTHVDPVIIPNEKEQTVSVHFTIEQGKKMVLNRLTIRGNKKTYDSVIRRKLLLQEGEYITQKLLQQSKQNVQALGYFDPKDGVQWRIKRLDDQTVDIDLMVKEVKTGHFGLNIGYGGNRTDSSSPLSGFTVKLDFANTNWGGSGVQVNASGSWAHEEQTLAFHIAQPWLFDKPVLGALDIYHKRPTYDELRNLETGAVHEKITGGALTTGYIAHSETGLFYDTQLLASVGVDSVSYEKRPKARLFGATDLEKMQTTTYQSILDSAFTKGEYMWWSFNVEQDMRNHPMFAREGHRWKLVSKIAVPTFEKAIGFFKVSFDTHWYTTLIEDYDLILHLHGFFGAVNRIDNKAIPFAELFHIGGPATVRGFRFGEIGPKFMNDTGIGAKKAVFVNAELLFPITADYSMRGVVFYDGGSGWDNPYVDDPDKAFIKGNKFDYRHSVGVGIRLTSPMPVRIDWGFKLDPRKDRNDRSRDETASEVHFGMSYDW, from the coding sequence ATGATGAAGCTATTGAACAGTCTGTGTTTGGTTGGGATGATATTTTTTGGTTCTATACTTTCTACAGATAAAAATCTTTTAAACGAAATAACTGAACAGGACGAAGATATAACACTTTTTGATCAACTGTATGATGACACTGAAGGTGAACAGGAGGACGAAACTCATGATCAGGTAGAATCAGAACAAGAAAATCAGGTTGTCACGCAAGCTCAAAACGTTATTGACTATACTGCAAATCCATATATTGGCAAACGAATTGCTCGCGTTCGGGTGGTTGGTAACAGATACATTGAATCAAGCGGCATTCTTATCTATGTGCCCTACAAAGTTGGCATGATCTACAAACCTACCCCTTTTATAAAACAGCTGTATCATGGCATTAAAAAGCTACATTTTATTAAAGTAATGGTTGAGCCTGTTGAAAATGACATGATTGAAATTATCATTCAGATTGAAGAAAAGCCACAGGTAAAGCAGATAGCGTTGGCAGGAAATAAGGCTTTACAAACAAAAGATATTCTCAAAGAAGTTGATATTGAATCAATCGGCTCAATAGATGCGCAGGATGCTCAGTTGCTTGCGCTAAAAATAAAACAGCTGTACAAACAGAAGGGATATTTTTTTGCGAATATTAAGCCTGAGTTTGTTTTTGATGATGAAGATCATGTAACAGTGACCTTTCATATTGCAGAACACAAAAAAACAGCTATTAAAAAAATAGGTTTTAAAGGTAATGAATCATTTTCAGACAAAACGCTACGTTCGATTTTACTGACCAAAGAGGAATGGCTTCTTTCTTTTCTTGATAAAACTGGTGCGTATCATGAAGAACGAGCAAAATATGGCGACACCCAGGTGCTTGAGCAGTTTTATCAGAACAACGGTTTTTTTCATGCAAAAGTAACACAGGTTGAACCAATCATCGATGAAAAAACTGAAAGCATGGATCTTCTGTTTACCATTCAAGAAGGACAAAAATTTACGTTTGATTCAATAAGCGCCAACTCCTCGCAGGAGTTTGACCAAGCGCATATTTTGGCATTAATTGGCATTGAAAAAGGACAGATCTATTCAAGACAGGCTGTCATGAATGCAGTCAAGCTCATAGAAAGCCTTTTTGCTCACCAAGGTTATATTTTCACACATGTCGATCCGGTCATTATCCCGAATGAAAAAGAGCAGACCGTTTCCGTGCATTTTACCATCGAGCAGGGCAAAAAAATGGTTTTGAACAGACTAACGATTCGTGGAAATAAAAAAACATACGACAGTGTCATTCGCCGGAAACTGCTTTTACAGGAAGGTGAATACATTACACAAAAACTGTTGCAACAGTCGAAGCAGAATGTGCAAGCACTTGGGTATTTTGATCCAAAAGATGGAGTGCAGTGGAGAATCAAGCGACTTGATGACCAAACGGTAGATATTGATCTGATGGTCAAAGAGGTCAAAACGGGGCACTTCGGCCTTAACATCGGATACGGTGGCAACCGAACTGACTCAAGTTCGCCGTTATCCGGGTTTACTGTCAAACTTGATTTTGCAAATACAAACTGGGGCGGCAGCGGTGTGCAGGTTAATGCTTCCGGATCATGGGCACACGAAGAACAGACACTAGCCTTTCATATTGCGCAACCGTGGTTGTTTGATAAACCGGTACTTGGCGCACTGGATATTTATCACAAACGCCCAACCTATGATGAGTTGCGAAACCTTGAAACGGGAGCGGTGCATGAAAAAATTACCGGTGGTGCGCTGACGACTGGATATATTGCCCATTCAGAAACGGGACTGTTTTATGATACACAACTGTTGGCATCTGTTGGCGTTGACAGTGTATCGTATGAAAAACGGCCCAAAGCACGACTTTTTGGTGCAACTGATCTTGAAAAAATGCAGACTACTACCTATCAATCGATATTAGATTCAGCATTTACCAAAGGTGAATATATGTGGTGGTCGTTTAATGTCGAACAGGACATGCGCAACCATCCAATGTTTGCACGTGAAGGACACAGATGGAAACTGGTTTCAAAAATCGCAGTGCCAACATTTGAGAAAGCGATCGGGTTTTTCAAAGTCTCGTTCGATACGCACTGGTATACAACGTTAATCGAAGATTATGATCTGATATTACATCTGCACGGATTTTTTGGTGCAGTTAACAGAATTGACAATAAAGCGATCCCCTTTGCAGAGCTGTTTCATATCGGTGGACCGGCAACAGTTCGTGGATTTAGGTTCGGCGAAATCGGCCCGAAATTTATGAATGATACCGGCATCGGTGCCAAAAAGGCCGTATTTGTCAACGCTGAGCTTCTATTTCCGATCACAGCTGATTACAGCATGCGAGGCGTGGTGTTTTATGATGGAGGTTCTGGTTGGGACAATCCATATGTGGATGATCCTGACAAAGCATTCATCAAAGGAAATAAGTTTGACTATCGCCACTCTGTTGGCGTTGGTATCCGTTTGACCAGCCCAATGCCGGTTCGCATCGACTGGGGCTTCAAACTTGACCCACGAAAAGATCGCAACGATCGGTCGCGTGATGAAACGGCAAGTGAAGTTCATTTTGGCATGTCGTACGATTGGTGA
- a CDS encoding dihydrofolate reductase gives MEIHEQTLILYIAISKDGFIADENGNVDWLPQSKDDHELQTVGYTDLMERTNRIVMGSRSYKQIVTFGDWAWSDKQTYVFSKQKIHSPLSCISITDKRPIEFMQTMHNQQSQKDIWLLGGAALARSFAQFDLIDEIILTIVPQTLKTGIPLGLSFEKFKLVDEKALIDRMIQKMYVKN, from the coding sequence ATTGAAATACATGAACAAACACTGATCCTTTACATCGCAATCTCAAAAGATGGATTCATTGCAGATGAAAATGGCAACGTTGACTGGTTACCACAATCAAAAGATGACCACGAACTGCAAACTGTCGGTTACACTGATTTAATGGAACGGACCAACAGAATTGTCATGGGCAGTCGGAGTTACAAACAGATTGTAACGTTTGGCGATTGGGCATGGTCAGACAAACAGACGTATGTGTTCAGCAAGCAAAAAATCCACTCTCCACTTTCATGTATCAGCATAACAGATAAACGTCCAATCGAATTTATGCAAACAATGCATAACCAACAGTCCCAAAAGGACATCTGGCTGCTGGGTGGCGCCGCACTTGCACGGAGTTTTGCTCAGTTTGATCTGATTGATGAAATTATCCTCACCATTGTTCCACAAACATTAAAAACCGGTATTCCACTTGGCCTGTCTTTTGAAAAATTCAAACTTGTTGATGAAAAAGCATTAATTGATCGAATGATTCAGAAAATGTATGTAAAAAATTAG
- a CDS encoding glycosyltransferase: protein MFSEKKLKIVHIAPANSHPEMSIAHSVRSLVGQQADWGHVCKIITVNDQQIESYKKDGSIDIHYVPKWFQVNYRDNQLVVPWRAYHYIHAILSASKPDIIHIHDPLFLGHAAIRFARKYKIPTIFTYDVPYHEYIHQLPLPRYIAAGITQFFIRRFANKLHHIIVPNKEFQYVLRIYESTTQSTVIPYFIDQALFPSERPAHKKFQCRSITLLVVSRFLPKKRLEKLIDCFDALSLPAHLIFAGSGYWKGHLIQYCQQFRFPLLKKISWYDNPSNEQLQSLYQDADLLLSTCVDIEQSKIIAQAMAHNTPVIGLAYHSKEMIIKNNYNGFLTGYPDQMAHVIESIIKNEKLFIKLQDGAYETSLAYDPKIIAQKILNQYYEILHLFKEKM from the coding sequence ATGTTTTCTGAAAAAAAGTTAAAAATAGTACACATTGCACCTGCTAATAGTCACCCTGAAATGAGCATCGCACATTCAGTCAGATCGCTTGTTGGACAACAGGCTGACTGGGGTCATGTATGCAAAATCATAACGGTTAATGATCAACAAATTGAATCTTATAAAAAAGATGGATCAATCGACATACATTATGTTCCGAAATGGTTCCAGGTGAACTATCGAGATAATCAGTTGGTCGTTCCCTGGAGAGCCTATCATTACATACATGCTATTTTATCCGCATCGAAACCAGATATTATTCATATTCATGATCCATTATTCCTTGGGCATGCGGCTATTCGTTTTGCTCGCAAATACAAGATACCAACTATTTTTACCTACGATGTGCCATATCATGAATATATACATCAATTACCATTGCCGCGATATATTGCAGCTGGCATCACACAGTTTTTTATCAGACGGTTTGCTAATAAGTTACATCATATTATAGTGCCAAACAAAGAGTTTCAATATGTCTTGCGTATCTATGAATCGACCACTCAATCAACTGTTATTCCCTATTTTATTGATCAAGCTCTGTTTCCATCAGAAAGACCTGCACACAAAAAGTTTCAATGCCGATCTATCACACTTCTGGTGGTCAGTCGATTTTTACCCAAAAAAAGACTTGAAAAGTTAATCGACTGTTTTGATGCCCTTTCATTGCCAGCACACCTTATTTTTGCAGGCTCGGGTTATTGGAAAGGCCATCTGATTCAGTACTGCCAACAGTTTCGGTTTCCACTTTTAAAAAAAATTAGCTGGTATGATAATCCATCAAACGAACAGCTCCAAAGCCTTTATCAAGATGCTGATCTACTATTGTCAACCTGTGTCGATATTGAACAGTCAAAAATCATTGCACAAGCAATGGCACATAACACACCAGTCATCGGATTAGCTTATCACTCAAAAGAGATGATCATTAAAAACAACTATAACGGGTTTTTAACCGGATACCCTGATCAGATGGCACATGTGATCGAATCTATCATAAAAAATGAAAAACTATTTATCAAACTTCAAGATGGCGCATATGAAACTTCTTTGGCCTATGATCCAAAGATAATTGCTCAAAAGATACTAAATCAGTATTATGAAATTTTACACCTATTCAAAGAAAAAATGTAA